A genomic stretch from Lysobacter soyae includes:
- a CDS encoding HAL/PAL/TAL family ammonia-lyase, with amino-acid sequence MTLKIVLDGTSLDRSALLKIAEGAQVELAPPAVARVQKAAEFLDTQVVRGEPIYGISTGFGSNADKLLGAHSVRASRADVQPMIELQENLIVTHAVCVGEPFETDVVRAMLAIRINTLLRGHSGIRLQTVEALTRMLNAGVVPVVPKLGSVGASGDLAPLSHLAIVLLGQGEAFYEGERLSGAEALKRAGLAPVQLQHKEGLALNNGTAQMLATGVLAIAKLERLLDVADIAAAMTIEGFAGRTGAFAEEVHALRPHPGQVHVARQLRTLLHGSGLADIPYHLVPKFKTWKPGRWPTEALDAHTFDIQWDWVPTSERHGREKFYTRFMPFRGGKKHQPQDSYSLRCVPQVHGAVRDAVAHAARVFEIELNAVTDNPLVFPDSTAENVDEQVISAGHFHGMPLALAMSAVKAAIPVLASISERRLNKLVDPATNDGLPAFLIGNEDGTESGMMIVQYTAAAIVNDLASRAMPASVYSIPTSANAEDHVSMGANEARHVLDMTSDLAKVLGLEMLVAAQAVDLRVEMLEAARALAAEVDANAFAKHALQGGAATDDVFLSEVDGLRKALAAHAPFAPSPALARVLADFRAEVPYLRRDRALDKVVATAVRWAEKGLPAV; translated from the coding sequence ATGACGTTGAAAATTGTGCTCGACGGAACGTCGCTGGATCGTTCCGCATTGTTGAAAATCGCCGAAGGCGCGCAGGTTGAATTGGCACCGCCGGCAGTGGCACGTGTGCAGAAAGCCGCTGAATTCCTCGACACCCAAGTGGTACGCGGCGAACCGATCTACGGCATCTCGACCGGCTTCGGCAGCAACGCCGATAAACTGCTCGGTGCACATTCTGTCCGTGCTTCGCGCGCAGATGTGCAGCCCATGATCGAGCTGCAAGAGAATTTGATCGTGACCCACGCGGTGTGCGTTGGCGAACCGTTTGAAACGGATGTCGTGCGCGCCATGCTGGCCATCCGTATCAATACCTTGTTGCGTGGTCATTCCGGTATTCGGTTGCAAACCGTCGAGGCCTTGACCCGAATGTTGAACGCCGGCGTCGTGCCTGTTGTGCCGAAACTGGGCTCGGTGGGCGCATCGGGCGATCTGGCACCGCTGTCGCACCTTGCCATCGTGTTATTGGGGCAGGGCGAAGCTTTTTATGAAGGCGAACGACTGTCCGGCGCAGAGGCGCTGAAGCGTGCCGGACTCGCGCCGGTGCAATTGCAACACAAAGAAGGTTTGGCCCTCAACAACGGTACTGCGCAAATGCTGGCCACCGGTGTGCTGGCGATCGCGAAACTCGAGCGTTTGCTTGACGTGGCCGATATCGCGGCTGCGATGACTATCGAGGGGTTTGCGGGACGGACCGGAGCCTTTGCGGAAGAAGTGCACGCGCTTCGACCGCATCCGGGTCAAGTGCACGTGGCCCGGCAGCTCCGAACGCTATTGCACGGCTCGGGACTGGCAGATATTCCATACCACCTCGTGCCCAAGTTCAAAACCTGGAAGCCCGGCCGCTGGCCTACTGAAGCGCTGGATGCGCATACCTTTGATATCCAGTGGGATTGGGTGCCAACCAGTGAACGCCACGGGCGCGAGAAGTTCTACACGCGCTTCATGCCCTTCCGCGGCGGTAAGAAGCATCAACCGCAAGACAGCTATTCCCTGCGTTGTGTGCCGCAGGTGCACGGTGCGGTGCGCGATGCGGTGGCCCATGCCGCACGTGTGTTCGAAATTGAGTTGAACGCAGTGACCGACAACCCGTTGGTCTTCCCGGACTCCACTGCGGAGAACGTGGATGAGCAAGTGATCTCAGCGGGGCATTTCCACGGCATGCCCTTGGCGTTGGCCATGAGTGCCGTGAAAGCCGCCATTCCGGTGCTGGCTTCCATCAGCGAGCGTCGATTGAACAAATTGGTGGACCCGGCAACCAATGACGGTTTGCCGGCGTTCTTGATCGGCAATGAAGATGGCACCGAGTCCGGCATGATGATCGTGCAGTACACGGCGGCGGCGATCGTCAACGATTTGGCTTCGCGCGCAATGCCGGCCAGCGTCTATTCGATTCCCACCAGCGCCAATGCCGAAGACCACGTCTCGATGGGTGCGAATGAAGCCCGCCATGTGTTGGATATGACTTCGGACCTCGCGAAAGTGCTGGGTCTTGAAATGTTGGTTGCGGCACAAGCCGTGGATTTGCGTGTTGAGATGCTGGAGGCCGCGCGTGCTTTGGCGGCTGAAGTAGATGCAAACGCATTTGCGAAACATGCCTTGCAGGGGGGTGCAGCCACTGACGACGTCTTCCTCTCAGAGGTTGACGGGTTGCGCAAGGCATTGGCCGCGCACGCGCCGTTCGCGCCATCGCCCGCGCTCGCAAGGGTGCTGGCGGACTTCCGCGCCGAGGTGCCGTATCTGCGTCGAGACAGAGCGCTCGATAAAGTGGTTGCCACCGCTGTCCGATGGGCGGAGAAGGGCTTGCCGGCGGTTTGA
- a CDS encoding Trp family transcriptional regulator yields the protein MKQRTVQDPAQVANVSIKGLARAFAALGTEAAAEAFLRDLCTPAELEAMADRWAVIPYLLSGVPYRDIHDRTGVSVTTIGRVARTYETGTGGYAGAVEKLGLSTLRTGRSS from the coding sequence ATGAAGCAGCGCACTGTTCAAGACCCGGCACAAGTCGCCAACGTTTCCATCAAGGGGCTGGCACGCGCGTTTGCAGCGCTCGGCACAGAGGCAGCGGCGGAAGCCTTTCTTCGCGACCTATGCACGCCCGCTGAGCTGGAAGCCATGGCGGACCGCTGGGCCGTGATCCCGTACCTGCTCTCAGGTGTTCCTTATCGCGACATTCACGACCGCACCGGTGTGAGCGTCACCACCATCGGCCGTGTGGCGAGAACCTATGAAACAGGCACCGGCGGTTATGCCGGGGCAGTGGAAAAGCTGGGACTGTCGACCTTGCGCACGGGACGTTCTTCATGA
- the hisC gene encoding histidinol-phosphate transaminase codes for MAMSTAQTLRRADLAGFSGYKSARSDTLQADIVLNANEFPWSNPADATGACRRYPDPQPGALLSAMAGLYGVAPEQILLGRGSDEGIELLLRTFCAPGRGTVLIAPPVFGMYAVCARLHGAQVVEVPLLDTRQGFKPDLDEMAALALRTGATVLFLCTPGNPTGEAISLEDISRVARQLHQHCLVVVDEAYGEFCETGSSVSMLPAHDNIVVLKTLSKAYALAGARVGAVIAHPTTIEAMRASQAPYPIPEPVVSLAMAAISNAAVAETRTRVEQVKRLRDALSQKLAVMPGVRRVYPSQANFVLVRLVAAEQVLSALRAAGILVRDMRAMPGLGDAIRITVGDESENARVLEVMKESMPLQRELA; via the coding sequence ATTGCCATGAGCACAGCGCAAACACTCCGTCGCGCCGACCTTGCCGGTTTCAGCGGCTACAAATCGGCGCGAAGCGATACCTTGCAAGCAGACATCGTGCTCAATGCCAATGAGTTTCCCTGGTCGAATCCGGCCGATGCGACGGGTGCGTGCAGACGTTATCCCGATCCGCAGCCCGGTGCCTTGCTGTCGGCCATGGCCGGGCTCTATGGCGTGGCGCCCGAGCAAATTTTATTGGGCCGCGGCAGTGACGAAGGGATCGAGCTCTTGTTGCGCACGTTTTGCGCACCCGGTAGGGGCACGGTGTTGATTGCGCCGCCTGTCTTCGGCATGTACGCCGTGTGCGCGCGTTTACACGGCGCCCAGGTGGTGGAAGTGCCTTTGCTGGACACCCGTCAAGGCTTCAAGCCCGATCTGGATGAAATGGCCGCGCTTGCCTTGCGAACCGGCGCCACGGTGTTGTTTTTGTGCACGCCCGGCAACCCCACCGGTGAGGCCATTTCACTGGAAGACATTTCGCGTGTCGCCAGACAACTCCACCAACACTGTCTTGTGGTGGTGGACGAAGCTTACGGAGAGTTTTGCGAAACGGGCTCTTCGGTGAGCATGCTGCCCGCGCATGACAACATTGTGGTGTTGAAAACGCTCTCAAAAGCGTATGCATTGGCCGGAGCGCGTGTGGGTGCCGTCATTGCGCACCCCACCACCATCGAAGCCATGCGGGCAAGCCAGGCGCCGTACCCGATTCCCGAGCCTGTCGTGTCTCTGGCTATGGCAGCCATCAGTAACGCCGCGGTGGCAGAGACGCGCACACGCGTCGAACAGGTCAAGCGGCTGCGTGACGCGTTGTCGCAAAAATTGGCGGTTATGCCGGGTGTGCGCCGCGTGTATCCCTCGCAAGCCAATTTTGTCTTGGTGCGCTTGGTGGCCGCAGAACAGGTGCTTTCCGCTTTGCGAGCGGCCGGTATTTTGGTACGTGACATGCGTGCCATGCCGGGCTTGGGCGATGCGATACGCATCACGGTGGGAGATGAATCGGAAAATGCACGCGTGCTTGAAGTGATGAAGGAAAGCATGCCTTTGCAGAGGGAGTTGGCATGA
- the hisD gene encoding histidinol dehydrogenase: MRRVVWSELDKTQRELLLQRPTRNLSAEVRGNVQAIMEDVALRGDAALRALTQHFDGVALDDLAVSAAEMAEASESLSLELRDAIEAAGSRIEAFHNATRPRSVIVETAPGVTCERISRPINPVGLYVPAGSAPLPSTALMLTIPAALAGCSNIVLCTPPRKDGSVDPIVLAVAARIPGIRVFKLGGAQAIAAMTFGTASVPRCNKLFGPGNSFVDEAKRQAAQRSDGPAIDMPAGPSEVLVIADAGANAEFIASDLLSQAEHGADSQVFLLSESAELLDAVSAAVDRQLETLPRREIASKALEVSRLVQVRDLQEAIDISNDYAPEHLILALRAPREWVDRIQSAGTVFMGDWTPESLGDYCSGSNHVLPTGGAARAWSGLSVASFMTSLTLQTATSTGIANIGPCAVTLAEAEGLEAHARAARLRLAALP; this comes from the coding sequence ATGAGGCGGGTGGTTTGGTCGGAACTCGATAAGACGCAACGCGAACTGTTGTTGCAAAGACCCACGCGCAATTTGTCGGCCGAGGTGCGCGGTAATGTGCAGGCCATCATGGAAGACGTGGCCTTGCGCGGCGACGCTGCTTTGCGTGCATTGACGCAGCATTTCGACGGCGTGGCGTTGGACGATTTGGCCGTGAGCGCGGCTGAAATGGCGGAAGCCTCAGAAAGCCTCTCACTGGAATTGCGTGACGCTATCGAAGCGGCCGGATCGCGCATCGAAGCCTTCCACAATGCGACCCGACCGCGCTCTGTCATCGTGGAAACTGCACCAGGGGTGACCTGCGAACGTATTTCGAGACCCATCAATCCGGTAGGTTTGTATGTGCCCGCGGGCAGTGCGCCACTGCCCTCCACCGCGCTGATGCTAACCATTCCGGCGGCCTTGGCCGGCTGTTCCAATATTGTTTTGTGCACACCGCCACGCAAGGACGGCAGTGTGGATCCGATTGTTTTGGCAGTGGCTGCGCGCATTCCCGGAATTCGCGTTTTCAAGTTGGGTGGGGCGCAGGCCATTGCGGCTATGACCTTCGGTACCGCGAGCGTGCCCCGTTGTAACAAACTGTTCGGCCCGGGCAATAGCTTCGTGGATGAAGCGAAGCGGCAAGCCGCGCAACGCAGCGACGGACCGGCCATCGACATGCCGGCCGGGCCTTCGGAAGTCTTGGTGATTGCCGACGCCGGCGCCAATGCAGAGTTCATTGCTTCCGACTTGCTCTCGCAAGCCGAACACGGCGCAGACTCCCAAGTGTTTTTGTTGTCGGAGAGCGCTGAATTGTTGGATGCGGTTTCGGCCGCGGTCGACCGGCAGCTGGAGACGTTGCCGCGACGCGAGATTGCATCCAAAGCCTTGGAAGTTTCGCGCTTGGTGCAGGTACGCGATCTTCAAGAAGCCATTGACATCAGCAACGACTACGCGCCGGAACATCTCATCCTTGCGTTACGCGCACCGCGTGAGTGGGTGGATCGGATCCAATCAGCCGGCACGGTGTTCATGGGGGATTGGACGCCGGAATCACTCGGCGACTATTGCAGTGGCAGCAATCACGTCTTGCCCACCGGTGGTGCAGCACGGGCATGGAGCGGGCTTTCGGTGGCAAGCTTCATGACTTCGCTTACGCTGCAAACGGCAACTTCTACGGGCATTGCCAACATCGGGCCCTGTGCCGTGACCTTGGCGGAAGCGGAAGGCTTGGAAGCACACGCACGCGCAGCACGTCTGCGATTGGCGGCATTGCCATGA
- the hisG gene encoding ATP phosphoribosyltransferase yields the protein MSPPVVQPPVRDRLRIAIQKNGRLSEPARALLSSCGLSWRESPDRLFCYGETAPVDLLLVRDDDIPGLITSGVCDLGIVGRNVLLEEVSLADLEGQPYNAKELRALGFGGCRLAIAVPQAWTWTGIEDLRGRRIATSYPGILQRWLDDAGIDATTVQLSGSVEIAPRLGQADVVCDLVSSGATLAANQLTPVMDLMTSEAVLVGTTQPLDPARAALLDMLLRRLDGVLKIRDSKLLMFRAARTALPELMSLLPDAESPTVLGVIEDDDAVSLQTLCHGVVTWQRLEALQRAGARGLMVLPVERMLA from the coding sequence ATGAGCCCCCCGGTCGTACAGCCGCCGGTGCGCGACCGTTTGCGTATCGCGATTCAAAAAAACGGACGCCTGAGCGAACCTGCGCGGGCCTTGCTCAGCTCTTGCGGGCTGTCGTGGCGGGAAAGCCCGGACCGCTTGTTTTGTTATGGCGAGACCGCGCCGGTGGATCTGCTGCTGGTGCGTGACGATGACATCCCGGGCTTGATCACCAGCGGCGTGTGCGATCTCGGCATCGTAGGTCGCAATGTTCTGCTCGAAGAAGTGTCGCTCGCCGATTTGGAAGGGCAGCCATACAACGCGAAAGAATTGCGCGCCTTGGGCTTCGGAGGTTGTCGCTTGGCCATTGCCGTGCCGCAAGCGTGGACGTGGACGGGTATCGAAGACTTGCGCGGGCGCCGGATTGCCACCAGCTATCCGGGCATTCTCCAACGCTGGTTGGATGACGCGGGCATTGATGCCACCACGGTGCAATTGTCAGGATCGGTGGAAATCGCGCCGCGTCTCGGGCAAGCCGATGTGGTCTGCGATTTGGTATCGAGCGGCGCGACGCTTGCGGCCAATCAGCTGACACCGGTGATGGATTTGATGACCAGTGAAGCCGTGCTTGTGGGTACAACGCAGCCACTCGACCCGGCGCGCGCGGCCTTGCTTGATATGCTCCTGCGCCGGTTGGATGGCGTATTGAAAATCCGCGACAGCAAGCTCCTCATGTTCCGCGCAGCGCGCACAGCCTTGCCCGAACTGATGTCTCTGTTGCCGGATGCGGAATCGCCGACGGTGTTGGGTGTTATCGAAGATGACGATGCGGTTTCGTTGCAGACCCTCTGCCACGGTGTGGTGACCTGGCAAAGATTGGAGGCCCTGCAACGCGCAGGCGCGCGCGGTTTGATGGTGTTGCCTGTTGAAAGGATGTTGGCATGA
- the hisS gene encoding histidine--tRNA ligase has product MIKPRTASGTLELLPREQVVFQRLLDIVRDTYASFGFMPLETPVFELSEVLLTKTGGETERQVYFVQSSGALEKNEPGLPELALRFDLTVPLARYVAEHEHDLAFPFRRYQIQRVYRGERAQKGRFREFYQCDIDVIGKDSLSTRYDAEIPAVINAVFERMQIGEFTIQFNHRKLLRGFFETLGIEGTQQDAVLRELDKLDKRGEAAVRDTLVGEGFGLSADTAERLLAFSRVRSVSHEDALAKLAALGEGTAMFKEGRDALRNTLEQLKSLGVPESRYALNLSIARGLDYYTGIVYETTLDAHPGIGSICSGGRYDNLASSYTKSKLPGVGISIGLSRLYWQLREAGIIEAGASSVDVLVALMDEADLEDALSLSQSLRAQGLNVETQLEARKLAKQFQYADKLGIPYVAMRGGSEREAGQVTIKNLKTGAQTAMPYNGAQDAAAVARYLKGDA; this is encoded by the coding sequence ATGATCAAACCGCGTACGGCCTCGGGCACATTGGAGTTGTTGCCGAGGGAACAAGTCGTCTTCCAACGCTTGCTGGACATCGTGCGCGACACCTATGCGTCGTTTGGCTTCATGCCGCTGGAAACGCCGGTCTTCGAGTTGTCCGAGGTCCTGCTGACCAAAACCGGCGGCGAAACCGAGCGCCAGGTGTATTTCGTCCAATCCAGCGGCGCGCTGGAAAAGAACGAGCCGGGCCTGCCGGAACTCGCTTTGCGCTTTGATCTCACGGTGCCGTTGGCACGCTACGTCGCCGAGCATGAGCACGATCTGGCCTTTCCCTTCCGCCGCTATCAAATCCAGCGGGTGTATCGCGGCGAACGGGCGCAAAAAGGCCGCTTCCGCGAGTTTTACCAATGCGACATCGATGTGATCGGCAAAGACAGCCTGAGCACCCGCTACGACGCTGAAATCCCCGCGGTGATCAATGCGGTATTTGAACGTATGCAGATCGGTGAATTCACCATCCAATTCAACCACCGCAAGTTGCTGCGCGGCTTTTTCGAAACCTTGGGCATTGAAGGCACGCAACAGGATGCTGTCTTGCGTGAGCTCGACAAGCTCGACAAGCGCGGTGAGGCCGCGGTGCGAGACACTTTGGTCGGCGAGGGTTTCGGGCTTTCCGCCGACACCGCCGAGCGCCTGCTGGCATTCTCCCGTGTTCGCTCCGTTTCTCATGAAGATGCGCTTGCCAAGCTCGCGGCGTTGGGCGAGGGCACGGCCATGTTCAAGGAAGGCCGCGATGCGCTGCGTAACACGCTCGAGCAATTGAAATCCTTGGGCGTGCCCGAATCGCGCTATGCGTTGAATCTTTCGATCGCGCGCGGACTCGACTACTACACCGGCATCGTTTACGAGACCACCTTGGATGCACATCCGGGCATCGGTTCGATTTGCTCGGGGGGTCGTTACGACAATCTGGCAAGCAGTTACACGAAATCAAAATTGCCAGGCGTGGGTATTTCCATCGGCTTGTCGCGTCTGTATTGGCAATTGCGCGAGGCCGGCATCATCGAAGCGGGCGCTTCCAGCGTCGATGTGTTGGTCGCGTTGATGGACGAGGCCGATCTTGAAGACGCGCTCTCGCTTTCTCAATCATTGCGCGCACAAGGATTGAATGTTGAAACGCAGTTGGAGGCGCGCAAACTCGCGAAGCAATTCCAGTATGCGGATAAACTCGGTATTCCCTACGTCGCCATGCGCGGTGGCAGCGAGCGCGAGGCGGGGCAAGTAACCATCAAGAATCTGAAAACCGGTGCGCAAACGGCTATGCCGTATAACGGCGCGCAAGATGCCGCGGCCGTCGCTCGCTATCTCAAAGGTGACGCATGA